In Plodia interpunctella isolate USDA-ARS_2022_Savannah chromosome 22, ilPloInte3.2, whole genome shotgun sequence, the following proteins share a genomic window:
- the LOC128679865 gene encoding retinaldehyde-binding protein 1-like: protein MATSVLQPGEEVLQHEPKSDLDSRVSEDERLQILEAKERETGELPQELRERARRELREEPALREQALAQLRHFIEKHPAIRKCRTDAPFLLRFLRTKKYSIPQACSMLERYLTIRQMYPQWFQKLDPLDRKIAAVIDAGYLVPLLKRDSEGRRVVLSCMGRFDPHLYDNCVMARVHSMIVELLLDEPRSQLLGYTHVNDEAGMQMPHVSLWSLTDVRIMLNCIQNSTPMRHKRTHFVNIPNYGIKFFEFAISLLSDKLKDRVMFHRTAEDLTKHVDPAILPKEYGGTVPLKDMIEELKRKLLKHREALLALDDMCIDLYALEKNDLTQDIHSTAGSFRKLELD, encoded by the exons ATGGCGACCTCAGTGCTCCAACCTGGTGAAGAGGTGCTCCAACACGAGCCCAAGTCCGACTTAGACTCGCGAGTCTCTGAGGATGAGAGGCTGCAGATATTAGAAGCTAAG GAAAGAGAGACGGGAGAACTGCCTCAGGAACTAAGGGAGAGGGCCAGAAGAGAGTTGAGGGAAGAGCCAGCGTTGAGGGAGCAGGCGTTGGCGCAACTGAGGCATTTTATTGAGAAACACCCGGCGATTAGGAAGTGTAGAACTG ACGCCCCCTTCCTCCTCCGCTTCCTCCGCACCAAGAAGTACTCCATACCCCAAGCTTGTTCCATGCTGGAGCGGTACCTGACCATCAGACAGATGTATCCGCAATGGTTCCAGAAACTGGACCCTCTCGACCGTAAGATAGCGGCCGTCATCGACGCCGGGTACCTCGTGCCGCTGCTCAAGAGGGATTCCGAGGGGAGACGGGTCGTGTTGTCTTGTATGG GGCGCTTCGACCCCCACCTGTATGACAACTGTGTGATGGCGCGCGTCCACTCAATGATCGTCGAGCTGCTCCTTGACGAACCGCGCTCCCAGCTCCTGGGCTACACGCACGTCAACGACGAAGCCGGCATGCAGATGCCACACGTCAGTCTATGGTCGCTCACTGATGTCAGAATCATGCTTAACTGTATACAG aatTCAACACCAATGCGGCATAAACGAACTCATTTCGTGAATATACCTAACTATGGAATCAAATTCTTCGAGTTTGCTATATCATTACTAAGTGATAAGCTGAAGGATCGAGTAATG TTTCATCGTACAGCTGAAGACCTCACAAAACACGTCGATCCAGCTATTTTGCCAAAGGAGTATGGTGGCACAGTACCTTTAAAGGACATGATTGAAGAATTAAAACGAAAGCTTTTAAAACACAGGGAGGCTCTCTTAGCTTTAGATGACATGTGTATCGATTTATATGCTCTTGAAAAAAATGACCTTACCCAGGACATACACTCAACTGCTGGATCTTTCCGAAAACTTGAATTAGATTAA
- the pds5 gene encoding sister chromatid cohesion protein PDS5 homolog B isoform X1 produces MAEIVYPQGCRPITDDLGPDELVRRLKVLAHTLQGLGQDEGMYQQYIPLALHLADDFFLTHPSRDVQLLIACCIADVLRVYAPEAPYKDQEQVKTIFLFLINQLQGLRDPKDPAFKRYFYLLENLAYVKSFNMCFELEDCQEIFCELFSLMFKIVNTEHSSKVKSFMLDVLCPLITESDVVSNELLNVILINLVEPNKREHKHAYNLAKELIVKTSETLEPYIQGFFNHVLILGKEEKSLAIFSKVYELIYELYQCCASILLAVLPQLECKLKSAQFQERLSGVALLARMFSEPGSELAKQYPALWRAFLGRFNDISVPIRIKCVQYCMHFLVHHPDLRKDITDTLKLRQHDAHEQVRYEVVMAIIATAQRDFQAVAESEDLLHFVRERTLDKKFKIRKEAMSGLAMIYKKFLTEESVPPATERAVQWIKDKILHGYYMTALEDRLLVERLLNTSLVPYTLPAPIRMKKLYYLMSNVDDNATKAFIELQKHQLAVRRTVAEWIDLHRKPQTPAVQKELIAKVLHISSKFLPESVKAQEFLNKFSAHMKMAPELLAGMETILNPNVSCEVCVRTTSNVLKKLGQPVMTNLYYNTVKMLLERVSSVMIDHDSLLILVGYVEGAVKGTDPAIAEECGIDIKKAAERGLKLLVMLSFVFPAHFLHEDVLDRLTSLLELDDESVAPHILAALTFLGKYRPLSEACPTLFPRLITLCKAYAEVGTPKQAKNAVRCLFVNVPDQRTQIFTEILDTLKATLNPQSEHYRTAIVTLGHIAHNLPDNFPVHIKNIVSRKIVKELLVREGGGGPNAPEGEWCSEEELPEETRCKLEGLKCMARWLLGLKKDELSAQKTFRMLNAFIVHKGDLLQQKQVSRAEMAHLRLAAGAAMLKVCEQKGVGDQFTAEQFYNLSHLIIDEVPQVRETFAAKLHKGLSKGIPNKCLPLDFMGMYALGGREPDRRIRGLLRQYMLADVVRRREYVRNITVGTKVERAVSQLPHILPDYMLVFAVPVLTHDPAFTAYDNVAQLKVVKNCLWFILEPLITRNDLYCYGFYKSLVERMKCHKDALNETDDSVNYKMWATCDLAMSVIWSRSASFELREFPADARVPRMYFAPQPDYFVNTRVFLPPELQFQPKRSQPSEAGNARGKKRARPAPEPTNTNDVELPVSRSGSIDAKVMLCRSDDFCLDLPSEASDTQIQLPGLEQPPETDLEEPATKRTLSE; encoded by the exons ATGGCGGAAATAGTGTACCCACAAGGCTGTCGCCCCATCACCGATGACCTAGGTCCAGATGAACTGGTCCGAAGACTCAAG GTACTGGCCCATACCCTGCAGGGTTTGGGCCAGGATGAGGGTATGTACCAGCAGTACATTCCACTGGCGCTACACCTGGCTGACGACTTCTTCCTGACACACCCGTCACGTGACGTCCAGCTGCTCATAGCATGCTGTATCGCTGATGTACTTAGGGTATACGCACCTGAGGCGCCTTATAAAGACCAGGAACAG GTGAAGACAATATTTCTGTTCCTCATCAACCAGCTCCAAGGTCTGCGAGACCCGAAGGACCCAGCCTTCAAACGCTACTTCTACTTACTAGAGAACCTCGCCTATGTGAAGTCATTCAACATGTGCTTCGAGCTGGAGGACTGCCAGGAAATATTCTGCGAGCTGTTCTCACTCATGTTCAAGATTGTTAA CACTGAGCACTCGTCAAAGGTGAAATCTTTCATGTTGGACGTGCTGTGCCCGCTGATCACGGAGTCGGATGTAGTGTCGAACGAGCTGCTGAACGTGATCCTGATCAACCTGGTGGAGCCGAACAAGCGCGAGCACAAGCACGCCTACAACCTGGCCAAGGAGCTCATCGTCAAGACCAGTGAGACTCTCGAGCCCTACATACAGGGG TTCTTCAATCACGTCCTAATTCTCGGCAAAGAAGAAAAATCATTGGCGATATTCTCAAAAGTGTACGAGTTAATATACGAATTATACCAATGCTGCGCTAGCATCCTATTGGCCGTCTTACCCCAGCTCGAGTGCAAGCTAAAATCGGCCCAATTCCAAGAGAGACTAAGCGGAGTTGCCTTGCTCGCTAGGATGTTTTCGGAACCTGGTTCAGAACTCGCCAAGCAATATCCAGCTTTATGGCGAGCGTTTTTAGGGCGATTCAACGATATCTCCGTACCGATAAGAATCAAATGCGTCCAATACTGCATGCATTTTTTGGTGCATCATCCGGATTTGAGGAAGGATATAACAGATACGTTGAAACTGAGGCAACACGATGCTCATGAGCAAGTGCGCTACGAAGTTGTTATGGCCATCATTGCTACGGCCCAGAGGGATTTCCAAGCGGTAGCTGAGTCTGAAGACTTACTACATTTCGTTAGAGAAAGAACTCTTGATAAGAAGTTCAAAATTCGCAAAGAAGCGATGTCGGGTTTGGCGATGATTTACAAGAAATTCTTAACAGAAGAAAGCGTCCCGCCCGCGACTGAGCGCGCTGTACAGTGGatcaaagataaaatattacacgGGTATTACATGACCGCTTTAGAAGACAGACTATTAGTCGAACGACTTCTAAACACATCTTTAGTCCCTTATACTCTGCCTGCTCCGATTCGCATGAAgaagttatattatttgatgtcAAATGTCGATGATAACGCGACAAAAGCGTTTATTGAGCTTCAAAAACACCAGTTGGCCGTAAGACGTACTGTCGCAGAATGGATAGATTTACATAGGAAGCCGCAAACGCCGGCGGTACAAAAGGAATTGATCGCTAAGGTCTTACACATAAGTTCCAAATTCCTACCAGAGTCAGTGAAGGCGCAGGAGTTTTTGAACAAATTCTCGGCGCATATGAAAATGGCCCCGGAGTTGTTGGCGGGAATGGAGACCATTTTGAACCCGAATGTGAGCTGTGAAGTTTGCGTGCGCACCACT TCAAATGTCCTGAAGAAACTAGGCCAGCCAGTCATGACGAACTTGTACTATAACACGGTCAAAATGCTTCTCGAACGAGTCAGCTCAGTGATGATTGACCACGATTCTCTGCTCATACTGGTCGGCTATGTGGAAGGTGCCGTGAAGGGCACTGACCCGGCCATAGCGGAAGAATGtg GCATAGACATAAAGAAAGCGGCGGAACGCGGCTTGAAACTACTAGTTATGCTGTCGTTCGTGTTCCCCGCACATTTCCTGCACGAAGACGTTCTGGATCGGCTCACTTCTCTGCTGGAGTTGGACGACGAAAGCGTCGCGCCGCATATACTCGCCGCGCTCACTTTCCTTGGCAAATACCGACCTCtaa gcGAGGCGTGCCCGACATTATTCCCAAGACTGATCACACTCTGCAAAGCTTACGCTGAAGTTGGTACTCCGAAACAGGCCAAGAACGCTGTCAG ATGTCTGTTCGTGAACGTGCCCGATCAGCGCACGCAGATCTTCACAGAAATCCTGGACACTCTGAAGGCGACTCTCAACCCGCAGTCGGAGCACTACCGCACGGCCATCGTCACGCTAGGACACATCGCACATAACTTGCCCGACAACTTCCCAGTACACATCAAGAATATTGTGTCCAGAAAG ATAGTGAAAGAGCTTCTAGTCCGCGAAGGCGGCGGCGGGCCCAACGCGCCCGAAGGGGAGTGGTGTAGCGAGGAGGAGTTGCCCGAGGAAACCCGCTGCAAGCTGGAGGGGCTCAAATGTATGGCGCGGTGGCTGCTGGGCCTCAAGAAGGACGAGCTGTCTGCACAGAAGACCTTTAGGATGCTTAACGCTTTTATTGTGCATAAAGGAGATCTGTTGCAg CAAAAGCAGGTGTCCCGCGCGGAGATGGCGCACCTGCGGctggcggcgggcgcggcCATGCTCAAGGTGTGCGAACAGAAGGGCGTCGGCGACCAGTTCACCGCCGAACAGTTCTACAACCTCTCGCATCTCATCATC GATGAAGTTCCACAAGTCAGAGAAACATTCGCTGCAAAATTACATAAAGGATTATCAAAG GGTATCCCGAACAAATGTCTGCCGCTGGACTTCATGGGCATGTACGCGCTGGGGGGGCGGGAACCGGACAGACGCATCCGGGGGCTGCTGCGGCAGTACATGCTGGCCGACGTCGTGCGGCGCCGCGAGTACGTGCGCAACATCACCGTGGGCACTAAAG TGGAGCGCGCGGTGAGCCAGCTGCCGCACATCCTGCCGGACTACATGCTGGTGTTCGCGGTGCCCGTGCTCACGCACGACCCCGCCTTCACCGCCTACGACAACGTCGCGCAGCTCAAG gtGGTGAAGAATTGTTTATGGTTCATCCTGGAACCGCTGATCACCCGCAACGATTTGTACTGCTACGGGTTCTACAAGAGCCTGGTGGAGAGGATGAAGTGTCACAAGGACGCCCTCAATGAGACTGACGATTCTGTTAACTAT AAAATGTGGGCGACGTGCGACCTGGCGATGTCCGTGATCTGGTCGCGGTCGGCGTCGTTCGAGCTGCGCGAGTTCCCGGCGGACGCGCGCGTGCCGCGCATGTACTTCGCGCCGCAGCCCGACTACTTCGTCAACACGCGCGTCTTCCTGCCGCCGGAGCTGCAG TTCCAGCCGAAGCGGTCGCAGCCCTCGGAGGCGGGCAATGCCCGCGGTAAAAAACGCGCTAGACCCGCACCTGAACCCACCAACACCAACGATGTTGAG CTGCCGGTGTCGAGGTCGGGCAGTATCGACGCTAAGGTAATGCTGTGTAGATCCGACGACTTCTGTCTCGACCTT CCATCAGAAGCGTCCGACACTCAGATACAACTGCCCGGCTTGGAACAACCTCCCGAAACGGATTTAGAAGAACCCGCGACCAAGCGGACACTCAGCGAGTGA
- the pds5 gene encoding sister chromatid cohesion protein PDS5 homolog B-B isoform X2 — translation MAEIVYPQGCRPITDDLGPDELVRRLKVLAHTLQGLGQDEGMYQQYIPLALHLADDFFLTHPSRDVQLLIACCIADVLRVYAPEAPYKDQEQVKTIFLFLINQLQGLRDPKDPAFKRYFYLLENLAYVKSFNMCFELEDCQEIFCELFSLMFKIVNTEHSSKVKSFMLDVLCPLITESDVVSNELLNVILINLVEPNKREHKHAYNLAKELIVKTSETLEPYIQGFFNHVLILGKEEKSLAIFSKVYELIYELYQCCASILLAVLPQLECKLKSAQFQERLSGVALLARMFSEPGSELAKQYPALWRAFLGRFNDISVPIRIKCVQYCMHFLVHHPDLRKDITDTLKLRQHDAHEQVRYEVVMAIIATAQRDFQAVAESEDLLHFVRERTLDKKFKIRKEAMSGLAMIYKKFLTEESVPPATERAVQWIKDKILHGYYMTALEDRLLVERLLNTSLVPYTLPAPIRMKKLYYLMSNVDDNATKAFIELQKHQLAVRRTVAEWIDLHRKPQTPAVQKELIAKVLHISSKFLPESVKAQEFLNKFSAHMKMAPELLAGMETILNPNVSCEVCVRTTSNVLKKLGQPVMTNLYYNTVKMLLERVSSVMIDHDSLLILVGYVEGAVKGTDPAIAEECGIDIKKAAERGLKLLVMLSFVFPAHFLHEDVLDRLTSLLELDDESVAPHILAALTFLGKYRPLSEACPTLFPRLITLCKAYAEVGTPKQAKNAVRCLFVNVPDQRTQIFTEILDTLKATLNPQSEHYRTAIVTLGHIAHNLPDNFPVHIKNIVSRKIVKELLVREGGGGPNAPEGEWCSEEELPEETRCKLEGLKCMARWLLGLKKDELSAQKTFRMLNAFIVHKGDLLQQKQVSRAEMAHLRLAAGAAMLKVCEQKGVGDQFTAEQFYNLSHLIIDEVPQVRETFAAKLHKGLSKGIPNKCLPLDFMGMYALGGREPDRRIRGLLRQYMLADVVRRREYVRNITVGTKVERAVSQLPHILPDYMLVFAVPVLTHDPAFTAYDNVAQLKVVKNCLWFILEPLITRNDLYCYGFYKSLVERMKCHKDALNETDDSVNYKMWATCDLAMSVIWSRSASFELREFPADARVPRMYFAPQPDYFVNTRVFLPPELQFQPKRSQPSEAGNARGKKRARPAPEPTNTNDVEPSEASDTQIQLPGLEQPPETDLEEPATKRTLSE, via the exons ATGGCGGAAATAGTGTACCCACAAGGCTGTCGCCCCATCACCGATGACCTAGGTCCAGATGAACTGGTCCGAAGACTCAAG GTACTGGCCCATACCCTGCAGGGTTTGGGCCAGGATGAGGGTATGTACCAGCAGTACATTCCACTGGCGCTACACCTGGCTGACGACTTCTTCCTGACACACCCGTCACGTGACGTCCAGCTGCTCATAGCATGCTGTATCGCTGATGTACTTAGGGTATACGCACCTGAGGCGCCTTATAAAGACCAGGAACAG GTGAAGACAATATTTCTGTTCCTCATCAACCAGCTCCAAGGTCTGCGAGACCCGAAGGACCCAGCCTTCAAACGCTACTTCTACTTACTAGAGAACCTCGCCTATGTGAAGTCATTCAACATGTGCTTCGAGCTGGAGGACTGCCAGGAAATATTCTGCGAGCTGTTCTCACTCATGTTCAAGATTGTTAA CACTGAGCACTCGTCAAAGGTGAAATCTTTCATGTTGGACGTGCTGTGCCCGCTGATCACGGAGTCGGATGTAGTGTCGAACGAGCTGCTGAACGTGATCCTGATCAACCTGGTGGAGCCGAACAAGCGCGAGCACAAGCACGCCTACAACCTGGCCAAGGAGCTCATCGTCAAGACCAGTGAGACTCTCGAGCCCTACATACAGGGG TTCTTCAATCACGTCCTAATTCTCGGCAAAGAAGAAAAATCATTGGCGATATTCTCAAAAGTGTACGAGTTAATATACGAATTATACCAATGCTGCGCTAGCATCCTATTGGCCGTCTTACCCCAGCTCGAGTGCAAGCTAAAATCGGCCCAATTCCAAGAGAGACTAAGCGGAGTTGCCTTGCTCGCTAGGATGTTTTCGGAACCTGGTTCAGAACTCGCCAAGCAATATCCAGCTTTATGGCGAGCGTTTTTAGGGCGATTCAACGATATCTCCGTACCGATAAGAATCAAATGCGTCCAATACTGCATGCATTTTTTGGTGCATCATCCGGATTTGAGGAAGGATATAACAGATACGTTGAAACTGAGGCAACACGATGCTCATGAGCAAGTGCGCTACGAAGTTGTTATGGCCATCATTGCTACGGCCCAGAGGGATTTCCAAGCGGTAGCTGAGTCTGAAGACTTACTACATTTCGTTAGAGAAAGAACTCTTGATAAGAAGTTCAAAATTCGCAAAGAAGCGATGTCGGGTTTGGCGATGATTTACAAGAAATTCTTAACAGAAGAAAGCGTCCCGCCCGCGACTGAGCGCGCTGTACAGTGGatcaaagataaaatattacacgGGTATTACATGACCGCTTTAGAAGACAGACTATTAGTCGAACGACTTCTAAACACATCTTTAGTCCCTTATACTCTGCCTGCTCCGATTCGCATGAAgaagttatattatttgatgtcAAATGTCGATGATAACGCGACAAAAGCGTTTATTGAGCTTCAAAAACACCAGTTGGCCGTAAGACGTACTGTCGCAGAATGGATAGATTTACATAGGAAGCCGCAAACGCCGGCGGTACAAAAGGAATTGATCGCTAAGGTCTTACACATAAGTTCCAAATTCCTACCAGAGTCAGTGAAGGCGCAGGAGTTTTTGAACAAATTCTCGGCGCATATGAAAATGGCCCCGGAGTTGTTGGCGGGAATGGAGACCATTTTGAACCCGAATGTGAGCTGTGAAGTTTGCGTGCGCACCACT TCAAATGTCCTGAAGAAACTAGGCCAGCCAGTCATGACGAACTTGTACTATAACACGGTCAAAATGCTTCTCGAACGAGTCAGCTCAGTGATGATTGACCACGATTCTCTGCTCATACTGGTCGGCTATGTGGAAGGTGCCGTGAAGGGCACTGACCCGGCCATAGCGGAAGAATGtg GCATAGACATAAAGAAAGCGGCGGAACGCGGCTTGAAACTACTAGTTATGCTGTCGTTCGTGTTCCCCGCACATTTCCTGCACGAAGACGTTCTGGATCGGCTCACTTCTCTGCTGGAGTTGGACGACGAAAGCGTCGCGCCGCATATACTCGCCGCGCTCACTTTCCTTGGCAAATACCGACCTCtaa gcGAGGCGTGCCCGACATTATTCCCAAGACTGATCACACTCTGCAAAGCTTACGCTGAAGTTGGTACTCCGAAACAGGCCAAGAACGCTGTCAG ATGTCTGTTCGTGAACGTGCCCGATCAGCGCACGCAGATCTTCACAGAAATCCTGGACACTCTGAAGGCGACTCTCAACCCGCAGTCGGAGCACTACCGCACGGCCATCGTCACGCTAGGACACATCGCACATAACTTGCCCGACAACTTCCCAGTACACATCAAGAATATTGTGTCCAGAAAG ATAGTGAAAGAGCTTCTAGTCCGCGAAGGCGGCGGCGGGCCCAACGCGCCCGAAGGGGAGTGGTGTAGCGAGGAGGAGTTGCCCGAGGAAACCCGCTGCAAGCTGGAGGGGCTCAAATGTATGGCGCGGTGGCTGCTGGGCCTCAAGAAGGACGAGCTGTCTGCACAGAAGACCTTTAGGATGCTTAACGCTTTTATTGTGCATAAAGGAGATCTGTTGCAg CAAAAGCAGGTGTCCCGCGCGGAGATGGCGCACCTGCGGctggcggcgggcgcggcCATGCTCAAGGTGTGCGAACAGAAGGGCGTCGGCGACCAGTTCACCGCCGAACAGTTCTACAACCTCTCGCATCTCATCATC GATGAAGTTCCACAAGTCAGAGAAACATTCGCTGCAAAATTACATAAAGGATTATCAAAG GGTATCCCGAACAAATGTCTGCCGCTGGACTTCATGGGCATGTACGCGCTGGGGGGGCGGGAACCGGACAGACGCATCCGGGGGCTGCTGCGGCAGTACATGCTGGCCGACGTCGTGCGGCGCCGCGAGTACGTGCGCAACATCACCGTGGGCACTAAAG TGGAGCGCGCGGTGAGCCAGCTGCCGCACATCCTGCCGGACTACATGCTGGTGTTCGCGGTGCCCGTGCTCACGCACGACCCCGCCTTCACCGCCTACGACAACGTCGCGCAGCTCAAG gtGGTGAAGAATTGTTTATGGTTCATCCTGGAACCGCTGATCACCCGCAACGATTTGTACTGCTACGGGTTCTACAAGAGCCTGGTGGAGAGGATGAAGTGTCACAAGGACGCCCTCAATGAGACTGACGATTCTGTTAACTAT AAAATGTGGGCGACGTGCGACCTGGCGATGTCCGTGATCTGGTCGCGGTCGGCGTCGTTCGAGCTGCGCGAGTTCCCGGCGGACGCGCGCGTGCCGCGCATGTACTTCGCGCCGCAGCCCGACTACTTCGTCAACACGCGCGTCTTCCTGCCGCCGGAGCTGCAG TTCCAGCCGAAGCGGTCGCAGCCCTCGGAGGCGGGCAATGCCCGCGGTAAAAAACGCGCTAGACCCGCACCTGAACCCACCAACACCAACGATGTTGAG CCATCAGAAGCGTCCGACACTCAGATACAACTGCCCGGCTTGGAACAACCTCCCGAAACGGATTTAGAAGAACCCGCGACCAAGCGGACACTCAGCGAGTGA